One Kazachstania africana CBS 2517 chromosome 5, complete genome DNA window includes the following coding sequences:
- the KAFR0E01430 gene encoding NADPH--cytochrome P450 reductase (similar to Saccharomyces cerevisiae NCP1 (YHR042W); ancestral locus Anc_5.292) produces the protein MFMNPADLAVLFAVIIAVVTYKCFDKIKSFLSFDDSSVTIHSSSRDIAAVLEENDKNYLVLYGSQTGTTEDYARKFSKELAAKFGLNVMCVDVENYDFDTLNELPDNVLVSLFFSTYGEGDFPDGAVNFEEFLNSASDDTLNNVKFTLFGFGNSTYEFFNGAAEKALKGLTAAGATLIGRMGEADDGKDSTDEDYLTWKEEIFDELKNYLNLDEQDSGFKASFELTKLNSVDNGTSLGEPSIKYLPANKLSYNSDGQQMGPFDPSHPYISPIVKSHELFKSLDRNCIHTEFDISDSDMTYTTGDHLAIWPSNAVEKVDQFLSVFNLLPDTVFNLKPHDSTIDLPFPCPTTIGAAVKHYIEITGPISRQSFSLLAEFAPKEIKEYVAKLAKDKDAFHKEITSKNFNLADALYYLSQGKPWTEVPWEFLLETIPHLQPRYYSISSSSKSEPTVVHVTSIVENTSNPLTGSPTVGVTTNLLRNIQMAKSSQNTKLLPVTYDLNGPRNLFADYKLPIHVRHSAFKLPNDLSVPVIMIGPGTGVAPFRGFVRERVHLMESGQPTSGKMMLFYGSRDETDFLYENEWPEYSQKLDGSFEMVVAFSRTQKEKIYVQHKMQERKKDIYDLLDKGAHVYVCGDASRMAKDVQKTIAEILVEFRNVSEPTASEIIKNMKLAGKYQEDVW, from the coding sequence TAACAATCCATTCTTCATCCCGTGACATTGCTGCTGTATTAGAGGAAAACGACAAGAATTACTTGGTTCTCTACGGTTCACAAACTGGTACCACCGAGGATTATGCCAGGAAATTTAGTAAAGAGTTAGCTGCAAAATTTGGTCTAAATGTAATGTGTGTCGATGTAGAAAATTACGACTTCGATACATTGAACGAGTTACCTGATAACGTCCTTGTCtcacttttcttttcaacttATGGTGAAGGCGATTTCCCAGACGGTGCAgtcaattttgaagaattcttAAACTCAGCATCCGATGATACTTTAAATAATGTTAAATTCACTCTATTTGGTTTTGGTAACAGCACTTacgaatttttcaatggtgcAGCTGAAAAGGCCTTAAAGGGTTTAACTGCAGCAGGTGCTACTTTAATCGGTAGAATGGGAGAAGCTGATGACGGTAAGGACTCTACTGATGAAGATTACTTGACTTGGAAAGAAGagatttttgatgaattgaaaaattacttaAATTTGGACGAACAGGATTCTGGTTTCAAAGCCTCTTTTGAGTTAACTAAATTGAATAGCGTCGACAACGGCACATCTCTCGGTGAACCTTCCATAAAGTATTTGCCGGCTAACAAGTTATCATACAATTCGGACGGGCAACAAATGGGTCCATTCGACCCTTCGCATCCTTATATTTCTCCAATTGTAAAATCACatgaattattcaaaagtCTAGATCGTAACTGTATTCATACTGAATTCGATATTTCTGACTCTGATATGACTTACACTACTGGTGATCATTTAGCCATATGGCCATCTAATGCAGTTGAAAAAGTTGACCAGTTTTTGTCTGTCTTCAATTTGCTACCTGATACTGTATTTAATCTTAAGCCACATGATTCTACCATTGACTTACCATTCCCATGTCCTACCACCATTGGTGCCGCTGTGAAAcattatattgaaattactGGTCCAATCTCAAGACAAAGTTTTTCACTCTTAGCTGAATTTGCTCCAAAGGAAATTAAAGAATACGTTGCAAAACTAGCAAAGGATAAGGACGCATTCCACAAAGAGATTACAtcgaaaaatttcaatttagcTGATGCACTATACTATTTGTCACAAGGTAAGCCATGGACAGAAGTCCCATGGGAATTCTTACTAGAAACCATTCCACATTTACAGCCACGTTATTATTCCAtctcatcatcatctaaatCCGAACCAACTGTCGTCCATGTAACTTCCATCGTTGAAAACACATCTAATCCTTTAACTGGCTCTCCAACTGTTGGTGTCACGACCAACCTTCTAAGAAACATTCAAATGGCAAAGTCATCACAAAATACAAAACTTCTTCCTGTTACTTATGATCTAAATGGCCCACGTAACCTTTTTGCCGACTATAAATTACCTATTCATGTCCGCCATTCTGCCTTCAAATTACCAAATGATTTGTCCGTTCCAGTCATAATGATTGGTCCTGGTACTGGTGTGGCTCCATTCCGTGGTTTTGTTAGGGAACGTGTTCATTTGATGGAATCTGGTCAGCCAACCTCAGGTAAAATGATGCTATTTTATGGTTCAAGAGATGAAACAGATTTTCTATACGAAAACGAATGGCCTGAATACAGTCAAAAATTGGATGGATCTTTTGAAATGGTTGTGGCATTTTCGAGAACCCAAAAGGAGAAAATATACGTACAACATAAGATGCAAGAACGTAAGAAAGATATATATGATTTGCTAGACAAGGGTGCCCACGTATATGTTTGTGGAGATGCTTCCAGAATGGCTAAGGATGTCCAAAAGACGATTGCAGAAATCCTCGTCGAATTTAGAAATGTGTCAGAACCCACAGCTAGtgaaattatcaagaaTATGAAACTTGCAGGTAAATATCAAGAAGATGTATGGTAA
- the HRQ1 gene encoding ATP-dependent 3'-5' DNA helicase (similar to Saccharomyces cerevisiae YDR291W; ancestral locus Anc_5.301) — translation MTDEKFNHKRVKLEAANDDTTEFADLKHLFFRLNTVYTFLMCRKHVIPTFKTITDPISAALKRPVTKLDLARIVAIMPRDCIFKYIDENQIHTETKFYDFKNGGFQLKESDIFKLEDVESQFNDAKSTQVLIFEFVDGNMKRSWTTSSTDAAVNQVRLPTYTPEEMKKMISKRAKHFNEKLESFIKSQEKKSLDPFKELTALAEKLVPSERSYEDPIEEMMSAKSKNEVITVNEQAGMTRPTINTMIQRLKKMDSYYDQIKSDFLIPAREAQYGNLDFELALEIYPALEHHRFYNHQADAINAIHNGENVIITTSTSSGKSLIYQLSAIDILLKDPESTFMYIFPTKALAQDQKRAFEAIISKIPQLRDLRVDTYDGDTEPSQRQSIRKNARVIFTNPDMIHVSILPNHVNWTHFLYNLKIVVVDELHIYKGLFGSNVALVMRRLLRVCKEYYANNELRFISCSATLKNPVKHMKDIFGITDVRLISEDGSPRGDKNLVIWNPPPLSQHMRKRENFIRESAKILVELILVNVRTIAFCYVRRVCELLMKEVRSILQEMNRSDLLVDVMSYRGGYSASDRRKIEREMFHGNLKAVISTNALELGIDIGGLDTVLMCGFPLSVANFHQQSGRAGRRNHDSMTLVVASDSPVDQHYVAHPEVLLNLDDPDTFQDLVLDFDNQLILEGHIQCAAFELPIRLDRDSKYFDEEHLKSICEQRLYSDDQGFHTNNKFLPWPAKHVSLRGVEEDQFAVIDITNGRNLVIEEIETSRTSFTLYDGAIFIHQGYPYLVKEFNPDEKYATVQRVDVDWVTSQRDFTDVDPELIEMVRPLKSSDVPVYFGRIKTTIIVFGYFKVDKFKRIIDAVETHNDPIKFTSKGLWIDIPKRALDICESKRLNIAGAIHAAQHGIMGIFSRFIVAGTDEIHTECKAPEKEFAERQTKRLRPARLIFYDSKGGEYGSGLSTKIFEHIDDILVSCLQRIEECPCDYGCPDCVLATYCKENSLVMSKAGAIILLHTILGHSDSLFLDKIKEGPEPNMPDIKVETVVPVAEHVNFAPDFKLIEIT, via the coding sequence ATGACTGACGAAAAGTTTAATCATAAGAGGGTTAAACTCGAGGCTGCTAATGACGACACTACAGAATTTGCAGATTTAAAGCACCTTTTTTTCAGGTTAAACACAGTTTACACATTTCTTATGTGCAGAAAACATGTAATACCCACATTTAAGACCATTACAGACCCGATCTCTGCTGCATTAAAAAGACCAGTTACAAAATTGGACCTTGCTAGAATAGTTGCCATAATGCCTAGGGACTGTATTTTTAAgtatattgatgaaaacCAAATTCATACGGAGACCAAGTTctatgatttcaaaaatggaggctttcaattgaaagagagtgatatattcaaattggAAGATGTGGAATCTCAGTTTAATGATGCGAAGTCTACTCAAGTCcttatatttgaatttgttgaCGGTAATATGAAAAGATCCTGGACTACTTCTTCAACCGACGCTGCAGTCAACCAGGTAAGACTACCCACATACACTCCTGAggaaatgaagaaaatgatttcaaagagAGCTaaacatttcaatgaaaagcTGGAATCCTTTATAAAAAgccaagaaaagaaaagtctAGATcctttcaaagaattaaCAGCCTTAGCAGAAAAGCTTGTGCCTTCAGAAAGATCTTATGAGGATCCTATAGAAGAGATGATGTCAgctaaatcaaaaaatgaagtgATAACGGTTAATGAACAGGCTGGGATGACAAGACCCACTATAAATACGATGATACAAAGGCTTAAGAAAATGGACTCTTATTATGACCAAATCAAATCAGATTTTTTAATCCCAGCAAGAGAAGCACAATATGGAAATCTAGATTTTGAGTTAGCGCTTGAAATTTATCCAGCTTTGGAGCACCACAGGTTTTACAATCATCAGGCAGATGCCATCAACGCAATTCATAATGGAGAGAATGTCATTATTACTACATCAACATCGTCAGGTAAATCATTGATTTACCAACTTTCAGCTATAGATATTCTATTAAAGGATCCTGAATCAACATTTATGTATATCTTCCCAACGAAAGCTTTAGCTCAAGATCAAAAGAGAGCGTTTGAAGCtataatttcaaagatcCCTCAGTTACGCGATCTACGAGTGGACACTTATGATGGAGATACCGAGCCATCCCAGAGACAATCAATAAGAAAGAATGCAAGAGTCATATTCACAAATCCAGATATGATCCATGTGAGCATATTACCTAATCATGTGAACTGGACCCACTTTTTATACAACTTGAAAATTGTCGTTGTCGATGAATTACACATTTACAAAGGGTTGTTTGGCTCAAATGTTGCGCTGGTAATGAGACGGCTTTTACGAGTCTGTAAGGAGTACTATGCAAACAATGAATTAAGATTCATTTCATGTTCTGCCACTTTGAAGAATCCAGTTAAACATAtgaaagatatttttgGCATCACAGACGTACGATTAATTTCGGAAGATGGCTCACCTCGTGGAGACAAGAATTTAGTTATTTGGAATCCACCACCTCTGTCCCAACACAtgagaaaaagagaaaattttataagAGAAAGTGCAAAAATCTTAGTAGAGCTTATACTAGTAAATGTAAGAACCATTGCGTTTTGTTACGTTCGCAGAGTATGTGAATTACTTATGAAAGAGGTTCGGTCCATATTACAAGAGATGAATAGATCAGATTTGCTTGTGGATGTTATGTCTTACAGAGGTGGTTATTCTGCCTCTGACAGGCGTAAAATTGAGCGTGAAATGTTTCACGGTAATTTGAAAGCTGTCATATCAACTAACGCATTAGAACTGGGTATTGATATTGGTGGACTAGATACTGTTCTTATGTGTGGTTTTCCCTTGTCGGTAGCTAACTTTCATCAACAAAGTGGTAGAGCGGGTAGAAGGAACCATGACTCCATGACCTTAGTTGTGGCAAGTGATTCACCTGTAGATCAACATTATGTAGCCCACCCTGAGGTATTGCTGAATTTGGATGATCCTGATACCTTTCAAGATCTTgttcttgattttgataatcaATTGATTCTAGAGGGTCATATACAATGTGCTGCATTTGAATTACCCATAAGGCTTGATAGGGACTCCAAGTATTTTGACGAGGAGCATCTTAAAAGTATTTGTGAACAGAGATTATATTCTGACGATCAGGGTTTTCATACCAACAACAAGTTTCTACCGTGGCCTGCGAAACATGTATCATTGAGAGGTGTTGAAGAGGATCAGTTTGCTGTCATTGACATTACGAATGGGAGAAACTTAGTTATAGAAGAGATTGAAACATCTAGAACAAGCTTTACATTATACGATGGTGCTATATTCATCCACCAGGGGTATCCATACCTTGTGAAAGAATTCAATCCTGATGAGAAATATGCCACTGTGCAAAGAGTCGATGTTGATTGGGTTACAAGTCAAAGAGATTTTACTGATGTTGATCCAGAACTCATTGAAATGGTACGTCCGTTGAAATCTAGCGATGTTCCTGTCTATTTTGGTAGGATAAAAACAACTATAATAGTCTTCGGATATTTTAAGGtagataaatttaaaagGATTATTGATGCAGTCGAAACACATAATGACCCAATAAAATTCACCTCGAAAGGTCTCTGGATAGATATTCCAAAGAGGGCTTTGGATATATGTGAATCCAAAAGATTAAATATTGCGGGTGCCATCCATGCTGCTCAACATGGTATTATGGGTATATTCTCAAGATTTATTGTCGCTGGAACGGATGAGATTCATACAGAATGTAAAGCACCAGAGAAAGAATTTGCTGAAAGGCAAACGAAAAGGTTACGTCCCGCTAGACTTATATTTTATGATTCAAAAGGAGGAGAATATGGCTCAGGATTGTCTACTAAAATATTCGAGCACATTGATGACATTCTTGTATCATGCTTACAAAGAATTGAGGAATGCCCCTGCGATTATGGCTGTCCCGACTGTGTTCTAGCAACATATTGTAAGGAAAACAGTTTGGTTATGTCAAAGGCGGGAGCCATTATTTTACTACATACCATATTAGGGCACTCCGATTCATTGTTTCTggataaaataaaagaaggGCCTGAACCAAACATGCCAGATATCAAAGTAGAGACTGTAGTACCTGTTGCAGAACATGTGAACTTTGCTCCcgatttcaaattgatcGAGATTACATAA